Below is a window of Phoenix dactylifera cultivar Barhee BC4 chromosome 7, palm_55x_up_171113_PBpolish2nd_filt_p, whole genome shotgun sequence DNA.
ATAGTATCTACTTGAAAGGCGACTCGGCCACGATGATTGATTGGATTCAAAGTCAGCACGACAATGACGATTAGCACCCGCTGATTCGGGACATCTGCAATATTGTCGGGGGAGTTTGTCGCTTTCCGAGCCATTCATGTTTTTCGGAAAGTGAATAAAGTCACCGACTGAGTTGCTTCTAATGCTGTGCATCACTCGGAAGAATTTCTTTAGGAGTgtcccaacccccccccccccccccctcgcaTTCTCTTGTCGGATTGTACTGGGTGCACCCATGCTCATAATGTGCGAGTCACcgatgtatcaaaaaaaaaaaaaaagaaactttagGTCGAGCATGGAATGCATATGGCAGCAACAATGCAATCAACCATACCATACAGGCCAAAGCTGACTCAGACGCAACTTGATGTTTCAACCCCATTGACTTGAGCTCAGTAACCTTGGAGCTCAGTTGGGTTGCACGGCTCTACAGATTAATGTTTTGTTATTTACTATGTTTTTTCTATTTTGCTATATCCCCTTTCTGTCTTTTGGTGTTTCAGGTCACATGCAAAAGCTCAATTTACTAACTTGTATTCAGAACTTCAGAAGTTGATTTCTTGAACCATATTTTGGCTAATAAATGTTGATGAGTAAAACTCATGCAGTCAGTCTTTATTGTGAGCATTACGAACAACAGTCTTTGATACTCTTTCtaccttattttattttttctgggAAGAAAGAAGTTTGATAATCTGCTTTTCGCCTTGGTTGTAGTGTGGAAATGGTTCAAGGCTGTTGCATGGATTCAATTCGGTAATCTTGAAATCACGGTATCATGATTAATTTgggaaagaaatagaaaagtttGCTGCATGCCAAAAATGATGCCACGATTACTAACAGAAAGGCAGAggcataatttataattatgaaAATAAGATCTAACTTACACAGATACTACATTATAACAAGGCAGAGACATAATTTAGAATTATGAAAATAAGATCTAACTTATATTGTACAGATATTTCATTATAACCAAGTCATGCTGTTTTTCTGGCCCCAGTATCCCACTGTTTACGTGTTAACAGTTTCCTGTGCTTGTCCATGTCCATTAGAGGCATCACCCTGAGATGGTACAAGTGTTGGAAACTTTAGGATGTCAATGGAGATATGTGCATCAATTTCATAGTACCAACTAACAACAGAATTTAGTGCTAACACTCACCACATTTGACAACTGGTCTCTTATAAAGTACATGGACTTCAACATTGTTTCCAGAGTTTCCTTTGCTAACTGGAATTTAACTTCTGTTTCTCCTGATAGAGATTGAGTATCACCTTGAAGCTGCACAAAAATACACTCTGAGCAGGTTAGCACAatccatccttttttttttaactctcaATCGTAGAAATTTCcacttttcattttctttgttcCCTTATACCTTTTCTCAAATATCGCTGTGGTTTATAAAAACAAGCCTTAACCAATGCTAATGATTGTGAAACCATTCATACATAACAGAGTTAAGCATGtgagacaatcgcactcaaacataaaaagaagaataaggtTTGGTAGTAGCCTCGCATATACTAGTTAGGAGGTTGTGTTCCAAAACGACAGCATATTAACCTAGACACACCTTCCGGTGTGAGTAGATAAACAAAAGAGTAGACATACGCATCCAATTGTATTCGAATAGTTCTCTGCAACTAAATAATGAATATGCCAATGGACAATTTTATATCTGGAGGCAGCAATTTTGACCCCTGAAACAGTAGTAGTCCATGCCTCAGTGAAGCCAGCAAAATGTATTTTTGTCATTTTATATTTGTTTGATGTTAGAAATCAGATCAATTCTTTGGTCCTTATTGAAGTACATTGAACACTGATTAATAACAAAAGCTTAAGAAGTTGTTCAACTACCTTCAGATTAATAATAGCAGCATGCTCAGTGGAATCTTGATTTTGATTTGCCATATTCCATGTCATTGCCTTTAAACGGGGTAAAGAAACCTGAAAACATTAAAAACAAAAAGTTAAGCTTCGAATTGCTTAATTCATAAATTGTTCAACATGGCTAGTCTTTGATTTGCAAAGGAACACCAGCTCATTCATTCTTTTAGGTTTTATTAGATAATGTTAGTTATCAATCAAACAAGCAAACGATGCTTAGCAAAATGAAAGGGCCAAAAAGGAATAGAGTGTTGGGAGTTGTCTGTTAAAAAGGACTGCCACCAACTCTTGCAAAAAACTCCAGAGAACCCAGGATGGataatttatattcatataaaacaaaaatcagaccTGATCCTTAAGAACATCTCC
It encodes the following:
- the LOC120111387 gene encoding COMM domain-containing protein 9-like, whose amino-acid sequence is MQLLVCLRMLIRRCVYENITKDEIQKLFPQEVLPELQRLLTLLLQKFQREWRGDVLKDQVSLPRLKAMTWNMANQNQDSTEHAAIINLKLQGDTQSLSGETEVKFQLAKETLETMLKSMYFIRDQLSNVGDASNGHGQAQETVNT